In Colias croceus chromosome 12, ilColCroc2.1, one genomic interval encodes:
- the LOC123696354 gene encoding uncharacterized protein LOC123696354 produces MGCIVSVISHVLQVSEKISICFSCAALVSCIIVTITLTLCMGIGIGYNYCYVDFKTKHRYVPARYKWYRYHPTPHWRRSDRDDSYDYVSEDAEEQTTEINSNSTITTQNYEKNYTTSVTLNEKANSSKVYDVIVNEILKENAKNNNLSNTIELNENDNSKLLIPISGLDLISLLSKWRAENRNYSLQIVVS; encoded by the exons ATGGGTTGTATAGTCAGCGTTATCTCTCATGTGCTGCAAGTATCCGAGAA GATATCAATTTGTTTCTCATGCGCCGCATTGGTATCTTGCATAATTGTAACAATAACATTAACGTTATGTATGGGGATTGGTATCGGATATAATTATTGCTACGtagattttaaaacaaaacacagATACG tgCCAGCACGCTACAAATGGTATCGCTATCATCCAACTCCACATTGGCGACGATCAGATCGTGATGATTCTTATGATTATGTTTCGGAAGATGCTGAGGAGCAAACAACAGAAATAAATTCTAATTCCACAATAACTACACAAAACTATGAAAAGAACTATACTACATCAGTAACACTAAATGAAAAAGCAAACTCTTCAAAGGTGTATGACGTAATTGTAAAtgaaatattgaaagaaaatgctaaaaataataatctaagtaacacaattgaattaaatgaaaatgataacTCGAAACTACTTATTCCTATAAGTGGTTTGGATTTAATATCTCTATTGTCGAAGTGGAGAGCtgaaaatagaaattattCACTTCAAATAGTTGTTTCATAA
- the LOC123696235 gene encoding uncharacterized protein LOC123696235 gives MTNYTILKSENLPESLKNKPKWLVCVVCTAALIVMIMSAIAVGVFIGYTYCYVEHKSGLRTGNITHSAAIQIFHEDTPEEVYKRTINGASKLFISKIMKIGHTLWEDVDDSKYQQGTHQAKTIEI, from the exons atgaccaattatacaattttaaagtcTGAAAATTTACCGGAGTCTCTAAAGaa TAAACCAAAATGGCTGGTATGTGTCGTTTGCACTGCAGCTCTCATTGTGATGATCATGTCGGCTATAGCTGTAGGCGTGTTCATTGGATATACTTACTGCTATGTGGAACACAAGAGTGGACTTAGAACAG GAAACATCACACATTCAGCAGCTATTCAAATATTCCATGAAGATACACCCGAAGAAGTTTATAAAAGAACAATAAATGGTGCTTCGAAATTGTTCATatcaaaaattatgaaaattggcCACACGTTATGGGAAGACGTAGACGACTCTAAATATCAACAGGGTACCCACCAAGCGAAaacaattgaaatataa